The Anastrepha ludens isolate Willacy chromosome 2, idAnaLude1.1, whole genome shotgun sequence genome contains a region encoding:
- the LOC128871781 gene encoding 3-oxoacyl-[acyl-carrier-protein] reductase FabG-like gives MNFTNKVVLLTGAASGIGAATAVKFSELGAKLAIVDRSKEGLKKTAENCLKYAKSKDQGEILQLVGDVSQPEDLECIAKQTIDKYKRLDVLVNNAGIMEDGTIENTSLKQFDCMIHTNLRSQFYLTLLLVPELLKTKGNIVNTSSICGMRSFPNTLAYNISKSGVDQFTRCVALELGERGVRCNCINPGVIYTNLQKRYLDEKAYDEFIKKAKHTHALARYGQPVEVANVICFLASDLASFITGHSVPVDGGRHAMTPR, from the coding sequence ATGAATTTCACCAATAAAGTTGTGCTTCTAACGGGCGCAGCATCAGGAATAGGTGCTGCCACAGCCGTTAAATTCTCGGAGCTGGGTGCGAAACTCGCAATTGTGGATCGAAGCAAAGAGGGACTTAAAAAAACAGCAGAGAATTGTTTGAAATACGCCAAGTCCAAAGATCAAGGTGAAATACTTCAATTAGTCGGCGACGTTAGCCAACCTGAAGATCTCGAATGCATAGCAAAGCAGACGATTGATAAGTATAAAAGGTTGGATGTGCTGGTTAACAATGCTGGTATCATGGAGGATGGCACGATTGAAAACACGAGCCTTAAACAGTTCGATTGTATGATTCATACAAATTTGCGTTCCCAATTCTACTTAACCCTTTTATTGGTACCGGAACTGTTGAAGACGAAGGGTAATATTGTGAATACATCAAGTATATGTGGCATGCGTTCGTTCCCCAACACTTTGGCGTACAACATTTCCAAATCGGGTGTGGATCAATTTACGCGTTGTGTAGCATTGGAGCTGGGCGAGCGAGGAGTACGCTGCAATTGTATAAATCCCGGTGTCATATACACAAATTTGCAGAAACGATATTTGGACGAGAAGGCATATGACGAATTTATAAAGAAAGCAAAACACACACATGCTCTGGCACGTTATGGCCAACCGGTTGAAGTGGCAAATGTGATATGCTTTCTAGCAAGTGATCTGGCTAGCTTTATCACTGGGCACAGTGTACCCGTAGATGGTGGAAGACACGCCATGACACCGCGTTGA
- the LOC128871782 gene encoding 3-oxoacyl-[acyl-carrier-protein] reductase FabG-like encodes MFPIKFNHSIDLQEPVVIPPPPSPLDFKNKVIIITGANSGIGAATAMEFAKWGGLLTVVGHNKASLREVADKVIDVHEHSPLIVHADMTKQEEVRHIVDKTMATYGRIDVLVNNASVVEIGNIETTTMDQYDRVMDINIRAVFQLTSLAVPHLIDTKGCIVNVSSISGIRSFPGILAYNISKAALDQFTRCIALELRPKGVRCNSVNPSVIIKDVQKSDSMDDEEYEAILEQSMITHASGRAGLEEEVAGVIAFLASSMASFITGATLPVDDGHHAMCAR; translated from the coding sequence ATGTTTCCAATAAAATTCAACCAttcaattgatttacaagaaccaGTGGTGATTCCACCGCCACCATCTCCCTTggatttcaaaaataaagttataaTTATCACTGGAGCCAATTCTGGCATTGGTGCTGCCACCGCCATGGAATTCGCCAAGTGGGGTGGCCTTCTTACTGTTGTTGGGCATAATAAAGCAAGTTTGCGTGAGGTGGCCGACAAAGTCATTGATGTACACGAACATTCGCCATTGATAGTGCATGCAGATATGACCAAGCAGGAGGAAGTGAGGCATATTGTTGACAAAACAATGGCCACTTACGGACGCATCGATGTGCTTGTCAACAATGCGTCCGTTGTTGAGATTGGCAATATTGAAACAACTACGATGGATCAATATGATCGTGTAATGGACATAAATATACGTGCTGTCTTTCAACTAACTTCGTTGGCGGTGCCACATCTGATCGATACTAAAGGATGCATTGTGAACGTATCAAGCATAAGTGGTATCCGCTCGTTTCCCGGCATACTCGCTTATAACATCTCCAAAGCGGCGTTGGATCAATTTACGCGTTGCATAGCACTGGAATTACGGCCAAAAGGTGTGCGTTGTAACTCGGTCAACCCCAGTGTTATTATAAAAGATGTTCAGAAAAGTGACAGCATGGATGATGAGGAGTACGAAGCAATTTTAGAGCAGTCTATGATAACACATGCTTCCGGTCGTGCGGGCCTGGAGGAAGAAGTGGCTGGAGTAATCGCATTTTTGGCCAGTAGTATGGCAAGCTTTATTACCGGTGCAACTTTGCCAGTCGACGACGGACACCATGCCATGTGTGCGCGATAA
- the LOC128871786 gene encoding 3-oxoacyl-[acyl-carrier-protein] reductase FabG-like → MNFAGKVVLITGASSGIGAATAVNFAKLGASLAINGRNVESLKAVAKQCAAVGKDPHLVVGDISKESDTEIVWQETFRKYNKLNVLVNNAGIIETGSIENTSLAQYDRVMNTNLRAMYHLTMLAVPELVKSKGNIVNVSSVNGIRSFPGVLAYNISKMGVDQFTRCVALELAAKGVRANCVNPGVTVTNLHKRGGMDEETYKKFLEHSKTTHALGRPGTVDEVANAITFLASDLATFSTGVSLAVDGGRHAMCPR, encoded by the coding sequence ATGAACTTTGCAGGAAAGGTAGTGCTCATCACAGGAGCAAGTTCCGGTATTGGTGCTGCTACTGCAGTAAACTTCGCCAAATTAGGAGCTTCACTGGCAATCAACGGACGTAATGTAGAGAGCCTGAAAGCTGTGGCAAAGCAGTGTGCCGCTGTTGGTAAGGATCCACATCTGGTGGTGGGAGACATCTCCAAGGAATCTGATACGGAAATTGTCTGGCAAGAGACTTTTAGGAAATACAATAAACTGAATGTTTTAGTTAACAATGCTGGTATAATTGAGACGGGCAGTATTGAAAATACCAGCTTGGCACAGTACGATCGTGTGATGAATACCAATTTACGAGCAATGTATCACCTGACAATGTTAGCTGTACCGGAACTGGTAAAATCGAAGGGCAATATCGTAAATGTTTCAAGTGTAAATGGTATACGTTCATTCCCTGGTGTGCTAGCCTACAACATTTCTAAAATGGGTGTAGATCAGTTTACACGGTGTGTTGCCCTCGAACTAGCTGCGAAAGGTGTTCGTGCAAACTGCGTAAATCCTGGTGTTACCGTGACCAACCTACATAAACGTGGTGGTATGGATGAGGAAACGtataaaaaattcttggaacATTCAAAAACTACTCACGCTCTGGGACGTCCTGGTACAGTAGATGAAGTAGCAAATGCTATTACTTTTTTGGCCAGTGACTTGGCAACTTTCTCAACTGGCGTTAGCTTAGCAGTAGATGGTGGCCGCCATGCTATGTGTCCACGTTAA
- the LOC128871785 gene encoding 3-oxoacyl-[acyl-carrier-protein] reductase FabG-like gives MNFKDKVVLITGASSGIGAATAVKFAGLGALLAINGRNVESLEAVAKQCAAVGKEPHLVVGDISKESDTEFVWQETLKKYNKLDVLVNNAGIIEIGTIENTSLAQYDRVMNTNLRAMYHLTMLAVPELVKSKGNIVNVSSVNGIRSFPGVLAYNISKMGVDQFTRCVALELAAKGVRANCVNPGVIVTNIHKRGGMDEEMYKKFLEHSKTTHALGRTGTVDEVANAITFLASDLATFTTGVSLAVDGGRHAMCPR, from the coding sequence ATGAACTTCAAAGACAAAGTGGTGCTCATCACAGGAGCAAGTTCCGGTATTGGCGCTGCTACTGCAGTAAAATTCGCTGGATTGGGAGCTTTGCTGGCAATAAACGGACGTAATGTCGAGAGCCTGGAGGCCGTGGCAAAGCAATGTGCTGCTGTTGGTAAGGAACCTCATCTGGTAGTAGGCGACATATCCAAGGAATCTGATACCGAATTTGTCTGGCAAGAAACTTTAAAGAAATACAATAAACTGGATGTTTTGGTTAACAATGCTGGCATCATTGAGATAGGCACTATTGAAAATACCAGTTTGGCACAGTACGATCGTGTGATGAATACCAATTTACGAGCAATGTATCACCTGACAATGTTAGCTGTACCGGAACTGGTAAAATCGAAGGGTAATATCGTAAATGTTTCAAGTGTAAATGGTATACGTTCATTCCCTGGTGTGCTAGCCTACAACATTTCTAAAATGGGTGTAGATCAGTTTACACGGTGTGTTGCCCTCGAACTAGCTGCGAAAGGTGTTCGTGCAAACTGTGTTAATCCTGGTGTCATAGTAACGAATATACACAAACGTGGCGGTATGGATGAGGAAATGTACAAAAAGTTCTTGGAACATTCAAAAACCACCCACGCTCTGGGGCGTACTGGCACAGTAGATGAAGTGGCTAATGCTATCACATTTTTAGCCAGTGACTTAGCCACTTTTACAACTGGCGTCAGTTTGGCTGTGGATGGTGGTCGTCATGCTATGTGCCCACGATGA